The segment CTCCAAAGTTTCTTGCTTTAGCTAAAAGAGACGATTTTTTCGACTGGATGGTTGGGATCAGAAGGAAAATCCACGAGAACCCAGAGCTTGGTTACGAGGAAGTAGAGACGTCTAGGCTCGTTAGGACAGAACTGGAGAAGATGGGTGTGCCTTTCAAGTACCCAGTTGCTGTTACTGGTGTTATTGGTTATGTCGGAACTGGTCAAGCCCCTTTTGTTGCTTTGAGAGCAGACATGGACGCACTTGCTATGCAGGTAAACTGACTTtttcaatattataaaaattggatgtgagagaaaacaaaaaaaaaaaacattgcttTGACTCTGTCATGGAACACTTGAAACGAGGAACATGTGTTCTGTCTCTTTCTACATGAAAGATTCTAGTTATATGTGCCTCTTTAGAGTAATTTAGttagaaaattttgaatttgattctGTGTAGAATCTTTCTATTGGACTTATAGATCTAGTTTGTTATGTGTTTTTGCAATTGATTGAATTGTTGGGTGGATTCTTATTATTATGTTGGATTGTGTAGGAGATGGTGGAATGGGAGCACAAGAGTAAGATTCCTGGGAAGATGCACGCTTGTGGACATGACGCTCACACTACCATGCTTCTTGGTGCTGCAAAGTTGCTCAAAGAACACCAAGATGAGCTACAGGTTAGTTAGTGTGTAcaaactactttttttttttttttataaaatcttcgGAAGCATCCTCATCTCTTGATTATTGGACTATCTTAGGGTACAGTGATTCTAGTTTTCCAACCAGCtgaggaaggaggaggaggtgcGAAGAAGATCGTGGAAGCCGGAGTATTGAAGGATGTGAGCGCAATCTTTGGGTTACATGTTACAAACCAACTGAGTTTAGGCCAAGTGAGCTCAAGAGAAGGTCCGTTGTTGGCTGGTAGTGGCTTATTCGAAGCTAAGATAAGCGGGAAAGGAGGGCACGCAGCTCTTCCTCAGCACGCTATAGATCCCATATTGGCAGCTTCAAACGTTGTTGTTAGCTTACAACACCTCGTTTCACGAGAGGCAGATCCTTTAGACTCTCAGGTATTAGATTAGATAACAATCTTTGGCTTTTCGAGTGTGTTTTGCATGGGGATGTGTTGAGGTAATGCAAGAGTGTGTGTTTGTAGGTAGTTACAATTGCTAAGTTTGAAGGCGGTGGTGCTTTTAATGTGATTCCAGACTCTGTTACTATCGGGGGTACATTCAGAGCCTTTTCAACTAAAAGCTTTACCCAACTCAAGAAAAGAATTGAGCAGGTCAGTACACTTGAGACAAAACTTTTAAACTCTCTTGCGTGTATAGCTGTCAGATGAGGGGTCTGCTCATTGGTTGCCCatgttcaaatataaattagCCTACTTTGGTTAGAGCTGGGTTTGTGGGTCAACCGGGCCCCGACCGCCCGCCTTGCATGATCCGCCCCGCATAGAAAAGAAAACtgtattatacaaaaaataattattttaatcgtatattaattatttttaagtaatattaaaaatctattataattaatatttatatgaatagtaatatatacttttatgtgtatttctttttaaaaatctttttttttaattggaggGTTGAAATATGGCTGACCcgaaaatcaataaataaatagttttgatttaaatcaaatttggagaaaataaaagttttataaaaatgaacTTCTTTCACTGAAAACATAAAATctgtttttatcaaaaacatcaaaattgAATTTTTCAGCTAAAACTTGCAAAAATGTTTCAGGTTATCACGAGGCAAGCGAGCGTGCATATGTGCAACGCAACAGTAGATTTCCTTAATGAGGAGAAACCTTTCTTCCCACCGACTGTTAACGAGAAAGGCTTGCACACGTTCTTCAAGAACGTGTCAGGAGACATGTTAGGGACTCAGAACTACGTCGAGATGCAACCATTGATGGGATCAGAGGATTTCTCTTTCTACCAAGAAGCAATGCCTGGACACTTCAGCTTCCTAGGAATGCAAAACGAAGCTCATTCACCAATGGCGAGCCCTCACTCGCCTTATTTCGAGGTCAATGAAGATTTACTACCTTATGGTGCTTCCCTTCACGCCTCCTTGGCCACAAGATATCTTCTTGACTTGAAAACTTCGTCGCCTGATAAGAGTTACCaaaaagatgaactttgatgCCATTTTTTGGCTCTCTCTATTCTCTATCTTCTGTCTCACCTACTCGTCGAAATGTCATTTTTCTAGAGAGCCTTCCATGTAAAGATCAATAAAGTGTAATGCAATGTGGAAATATAAGAACTTTACTGCAAAGTGATTGGGCCATTGTAATGGAAACATTTGTTTCCAAGTCTGGAGTATTAAATGTATAAACAGTTCTCatcgttttatttttatatttcataaaatataatgttcCAATGTGAAACTAAAAGCTGAAACCGTCAAACTACAGAGGGTGGCAACGTTATGCGTTTCCTAGGTTTATGCGCTTATGTTACACTAAAATGACAAATCTAACGAAagtttttagaagaaaaaaaaacatttctcaaTGGATTCATCTGATGAACATTGTCGGAAGCATAACCAAAATCAAAAGGTTGGGATCTTTTAGATGAAAGTGATGGATATGGAAGAAGGGGTTAAAGATAATGCTGCTGCATCACCACCACCCCCTAAATCAAGAATCACAAACCAATCTAGGGCTCTTGTGTCAATACGTCTGCTTCaggttttgttgttgtttcttgtTTTGACTCTTGGGATCTCAGTTGTTAGTATTCACATGATCAAGTTCTTCAAGATTCAAGACCCTGTGGCTTCTTCAACCAATTTGGTCTCTATGTATGATCATAGGGATGTTACTTTAGAGAGCTTTATTAGGCCTCCTTTGAATGTTTGGCACACTATGAATGACGGTGAATTGCTTTGGCGCGCTTCCATGGAGCCAAAGAGACATGACTATCCGTTTAAAAGGGTTCCTAAGTTGGCTTTCATGTTTCTCACCAAGGGGCCTTTACTATTTGCTCCACTTTGGGAGATGTTCTTTAAAGGACATGAGGGTCTTTACTCTATCTATGTTCATGCATTGCCTAATTACAGATCAGATTTTGAAAGGTCATCTGTGTTCTACAGAAGATACATCCCAAGTCAGGTACTGTCATTGATGTTTCAGCTAACAACCACTTCCTTAGTGTTCCTAATTTTTATGAATTGTATAGGCTGTGGCATGGGGAGAGATGAGTATGTGTGACGCTGAAAGGAGGCTTCTAGCTAATGCGTTGCTTGATATATCTAACGAATGGTTCGTTCTGCTGTCTGAATCATGCATACCGCTGCGCGGTTTCGGCTCTATCTATGGTTATGTGTCTGGATCAAGATATAGTTTCATGGGTTGTGATGACGAGGAAGGACCTGATGGGAGAGGAAGATACAGAAACGGAATGGAGCCTGAGATCACGCTTAGCCAGTGGAGAAAAGGGTCTCAGTGGTTTGAAGTTAACCGGAAACTCGCTCTCGAGATTGTTCAAGACACAACTTACTATCCCAAATTCAAAGAGTTTTGTAAACCTCCATGTTATGTTGACGAACATTACTTCCCTACAATGTTGTCTATGAAACATAGGATTTTTCTGGCTAACAGGACATTGACGTGGACAGATTGGTCACGTGGTGGTGCTCATCCGGCTACTTTTAGTAAGGCTGATGTAACGGAAACTTTCCTAAAGAATCTTCCAGGAGCTAAACCTTGCTTTTACAATGATCAGCGGTCTCCTGTTTGCTATCTCTTTGCTAGAAAGTTTTCTCCCAGCGCATTGGAGCCTTTATTGGAACTTGCACCCAAGATTCTTGGGTTCTAACAGATCTTACACTTGTTCAATCTTGGTTTTGTTCTGAAAAGTGAGTACTTGAGTTTGGACTATAAAACACTATAgctgatttatttatttaataagtcTCTTAATTCGGCAATGATAATATTACAGGGTATTGTGATTGTTAATGATAGTTTTGACCTCACAGATGGTTGAATAAAGAGGATTGAGTTCTTATTCAGTCATGTTGTTCCTTGGTCAGGGGTCTACATATTGTGATTCAGACACTGGCCTATTCTTAATCTACCAAAGCTTACAAGCACAACTCTCTTTCACTCATCAAAGATCCTAATTATTTCTTGATATAAGCTCACATCTTTGTCATTCAAACCATTTGCCTCCAAAGACATTCAGAAAGAGGTACAAGGACACAAGAGCAGACACTACTAATCCACACACAAgcccaaaaaataaataaaaaaaaacagtaagaAAAATCCTCAAATCTAAGATCAAAACCTCTATGAACAAccattttcatttttgttactCCAACTCACAAAAAgcaaatatatattacaaatatttttttacagagACCAAACATTAAAATACCAAAATCAGTAAATAATCATCGCAAACGAGGA is part of the Raphanus sativus cultivar WK10039 chromosome 5, ASM80110v3, whole genome shotgun sequence genome and harbors:
- the LOC108805117 gene encoding IAA-amino acid hydrolase ILR1-like 4, with the translated sequence MSFCKWVSFALIIIIHLLNSCQISSSSSLTSNGFSQIPPKFLALAKRDDFFDWMVGIRRKIHENPELGYEEVETSRLVRTELEKMGVPFKYPVAVTGVIGYVGTGQAPFVALRADMDALAMQEMVEWEHKSKIPGKMHACGHDAHTTMLLGAAKLLKEHQDELQGTVILVFQPAEEGGGGAKKIVEAGVLKDVSAIFGLHVTNQLSLGQVSSREGPLLAGSGLFEAKISGKGGHAALPQHAIDPILAASNVVVSLQHLVSREADPLDSQVVTIAKFEGGGAFNVIPDSVTIGGTFRAFSTKSFTQLKKRIEQVITRQASVHMCNATVDFLNEEKPFFPPTVNEKGLHTFFKNVSGDMLGTQNYVEMQPLMGSEDFSFYQEAMPGHFSFLGMQNEAHSPMASPHSPYFEVNEDLLPYGASLHASLATRYLLDLKTSSPDKSYQKDEL
- the LOC108860892 gene encoding glycosyltransferase BC10, which encodes MKVMDMEEGVKDNAAASPPPPKSRITNQSRALVSIRLLQVLLLFLVLTLGISVVSIHMIKFFKIQDPVASSTNLVSMYDHRDVTLESFIRPPLNVWHTMNDGELLWRASMEPKRHDYPFKRVPKLAFMFLTKGPLLFAPLWEMFFKGHEGLYSIYVHALPNYRSDFERSSVFYRRYIPSQAVAWGEMSMCDAERRLLANALLDISNEWFVLLSESCIPLRGFGSIYGYVSGSRYSFMGCDDEEGPDGRGRYRNGMEPEITLSQWRKGSQWFEVNRKLALEIVQDTTYYPKFKEFCKPPCYVDEHYFPTMLSMKHRIFLANRTLTWTDWSRGGAHPATFSKADVTETFLKNLPGAKPCFYNDQRSPVCYLFARKFSPSALEPLLELAPKILGF